A stretch of the Rosa rugosa chromosome 5, drRosRugo1.1, whole genome shotgun sequence genome encodes the following:
- the LOC133710112 gene encoding protein GLUTAMINE DUMPER 3 produces the protein MAAREPFNVTVRSPAVTTQRSPWHSPVPYLFGGLAAMLGLIAFALLILACSYWKLSGYLENSENEGERDLEAGEGGKGDETQKAPPVFEEKILVIMAGDAKPTFLATPISSRSSSFGDSSSTNSTTCSCDKSEKSVEMAEQTETTVKLETSSGAENVHHHENNTEATHEASTDQTN, from the coding sequence ATGGCAGCAAGAGAGCCTTTCAACGTGACAGTCAGGTCACCGGCCGTGACAACACAGCGGTCACCGTGGCATTCACCGGTCCCCTACTTGTTCGGCGGTTTGGCGGCCATGTTGGGTCTCATCGCCTTTGCCCTTCTCATCTTAGCCTGTTCGTACTGGAAGCTTTCCGGCTACCTCGAAAACAGCGAAAACGAGGGTGAGCGAGACCTGGAGGCCGGCGAAGGAGGCAAAGGCGACGAAACCCAGAAGGCCCCGCCGGTTTTCGAAGAGAAAATCTTGGTGATCATGGCCGGTGACGCAAAGCCAACTTTCTTGGCCACCCCCATTTCGAGTAGGTCATCGTCTTTCGGTGACAGTTCGAGTACTAATAGCACTACTTGTAGCTGCGATAAGAGTGAGAAGTCGGTGGAAATGGCCGAGCAGACTGAAACGACTGTGAAATTGGAAACTAGTAGTGGTGCTGAAAATGTTCATCATCATGAGAACAACACCGAGGCGACGCATGAGGCCTCAACAGATCAGACCaattaa